Proteins from a genomic interval of Alteromonas macleodii ATCC 27126:
- the pepP gene encoding Xaa-Pro aminopeptidase yields MISAQEFIARQDRLLAQCEPNSVCIVPAAGMVTRSRDTEYTFRQDSDFWYLTGFEEPNAWLILSNHPRYGESYRAMVVQEKDKSAEIWHGKRLGAEAALARFSLDEAFELQELEEALLASIQGQDNVYFSLGHKKDNDLLFSEALNTLRDAPKESLAPRAIHDLQPILHEMRLFKSACEVAMMKAAGEISARAHKRAMQFAAPGCYEYQLEAEIHHEFAMAGARSPAYSTIVGSGDNACILHYTQNNAQVNDGDLILIDAGAEYQGYAADITRTFPANGKFTHAQREIYTVVLKAQKSVLDMLAPGVTLSEAMLHSVEIITQGLVDLGVLEGSVAENLENETWRQFYMHGLGHYLGLDVHDVGNYKIDGEDRPLKPGMVITVEPGIYISQDSNVQEKYKGIGVRIEDDVVITATGVDILTADVPKGIDEIEALMAESRD; encoded by the coding sequence ATGATTAGTGCGCAAGAGTTTATCGCCAGGCAGGACCGACTGCTTGCACAGTGCGAGCCGAATAGTGTGTGTATTGTGCCTGCAGCAGGTATGGTAACCCGAAGTCGCGATACCGAATATACATTCAGGCAAGATAGCGACTTTTGGTATCTGACAGGATTTGAAGAGCCTAATGCTTGGTTGATATTGTCTAACCACCCTCGTTACGGTGAAAGTTATCGTGCAATGGTGGTACAAGAGAAAGACAAAAGTGCAGAAATTTGGCACGGCAAACGTTTAGGGGCTGAAGCTGCACTTGCTCGATTTAGTCTAGATGAAGCGTTTGAGTTGCAAGAACTTGAAGAAGCGCTGTTAGCGTCAATTCAAGGTCAAGACAATGTGTACTTTTCGTTGGGTCACAAGAAAGACAATGACCTATTATTTTCTGAAGCGCTAAACACCTTGCGCGATGCGCCTAAAGAATCACTGGCGCCAAGGGCGATTCACGACTTACAGCCTATTTTACACGAAATGCGTTTATTCAAGTCAGCATGTGAAGTGGCCATGATGAAAGCGGCGGGTGAGATAAGCGCACGTGCGCACAAGCGAGCTATGCAGTTCGCCGCGCCTGGTTGTTACGAGTACCAGCTAGAAGCTGAAATTCACCATGAATTTGCGATGGCGGGAGCCCGTTCACCTGCTTATAGCACTATTGTTGGAAGCGGCGACAATGCGTGTATTTTGCATTACACGCAAAATAACGCGCAGGTAAATGACGGTGACTTGATCTTGATCGATGCAGGTGCTGAATATCAAGGTTATGCTGCGGATATCACGCGAACGTTTCCTGCAAATGGAAAGTTCACGCATGCTCAGCGCGAAATTTACACCGTTGTATTAAAAGCGCAAAAAAGCGTGCTAGACATGTTAGCGCCCGGCGTTACGCTTTCTGAAGCCATGTTACATAGCGTAGAAATTATTACTCAAGGTTTAGTTGACCTTGGCGTTCTTGAAGGTAGTGTGGCAGAAAACCTGGAAAATGAAACGTGGCGTCAGTTTTACATGCATGGTTTAGGGCACTATTTAGGTCTAGATGTGCATGATGTAGGCAACTACAAAATTGACGGTGAAGACCGTCCGTTAAAGCCTGGCATGGTGATCACTGTTGAGCCCGGCATTTACATTAGCCAAGACAGCAACGTGCAGGAAAAATACAAAGGCATTGGTGTAAGAATTGAAGATGATG
- a CDS encoding UPF0149 family protein, with product MEKQLDYDSVSNKLSQQGVIVDAAEVHGILCGMLCGGMSLTDQKWLEALSETINQGDAFSDPTQHLLNSLFNQTCQQLLEPEFALNLLLPDDQAPINDRGAALINWVQGFMLGFGLHQQDLMQCSDDVKEALEDFSDISRMEEPMDADEESEKALLEVEEYVKISAILCFSELGQSLLDDQQDTPSVH from the coding sequence GTGGAAAAACAGCTCGATTACGATAGCGTAAGTAATAAATTGTCTCAGCAAGGCGTAATTGTTGATGCTGCAGAAGTGCATGGCATCCTGTGCGGTATGCTTTGCGGAGGCATGTCGCTTACCGACCAAAAATGGCTAGAAGCGTTAAGTGAAACCATTAATCAGGGCGATGCGTTTAGCGACCCTACCCAGCACCTTTTAAATAGCCTTTTCAATCAAACCTGTCAGCAGCTTCTTGAGCCTGAGTTCGCGCTCAATTTGTTACTTCCTGATGATCAAGCGCCTATCAACGATCGCGGGGCTGCGCTAATAAACTGGGTGCAAGGTTTCATGCTTGGGTTTGGTCTACACCAGCAAGACCTTATGCAATGTTCTGACGATGTAAAAGAAGCACTTGAAGACTTTTCAGATATTTCACGTATGGAAGAGCCAATGGACGCGGACGAAGAGTCTGAAAAGGCGCTGTTAGAGGTTGAAGAATACGTGAAAATTTCAGCAATTTTGTGCTTCAGCGAACTGGGCCAATCACTTCTAGATGATCAACAAGACACGCCATCCGTACACTAG